Proteins encoded in a region of the Shewanella polaris genome:
- a CDS encoding prephenate dehydrogenase: MPYTNVFLQIKENLQIAYRQAIDSDARLDELRKAGHGKFVAIFTEEQGFTQQSNRFLPYVQELVAEFDEMQNSTHVAPETLEAFVKKLATLLQTLQIFKLAK, from the coding sequence ATGCCGTACACTAATGTTTTTCTACAAATAAAAGAAAACCTGCAAATAGCCTATAGACAAGCCATTGATTCAGACGCTCGCCTAGATGAACTGCGTAAAGCGGGTCACGGGAAATTTGTCGCGATTTTTACTGAAGAACAAGGTTTTACTCAACAGAGCAACCGCTTTCTACCTTATGTTCAGGAACTAGTAGCAGAATTCGATGAAATGCAAAACAGCACTCATGTTGCCCCAGAAACACTTGAAGCCTTTGTTAAAAAGCTAGCAACATTACTGCAAACCCTGCAAATATTTAAACTTGCCAAATAA
- a CDS encoding DUF4240 domain-containing protein produces the protein MTETHFWTLVTRDKPEQSSAELELRLRETLQTLDDEALKAFDKMLGQQLRRSYLWSIWGAAYIVTGCDSDYGFAEFRCFLLSLGQQWYDKIIANPDCLAELEQWPLVDDYAYPFVEDYDLIAGKIYEDRTGHELPFVPSGLNSPVGKKFSTKPKVMRQTYPLLSARFPF, from the coding sequence ATGACAGAAACACATTTTTGGACGTTAGTGACACGTGATAAGCCCGAGCAGTCTTCTGCTGAGCTTGAATTGCGTTTACGTGAAACATTGCAAACTTTAGACGATGAGGCACTCAAAGCATTTGATAAAATGCTAGGCCAACAATTACGCCGCAGTTATTTATGGTCGATTTGGGGGGCGGCATACATTGTTACAGGCTGCGATTCCGATTATGGTTTTGCTGAGTTTAGATGTTTTTTATTGTCACTAGGTCAACAATGGTACGACAAAATTATTGCCAACCCTGATTGTTTGGCTGAGTTAGAACAATGGCCGTTAGTGGATGATTACGCTTACCCATTTGTGGAAGACTATGATTTGATTGCTGGTAAAATTTACGAAGACCGCACCGGACACGAACTGCCATTCGTACCCTCAGGGCTAAACTCGCCAGTTGGCAAAAAATTTAGCACCAAACCGAAGGTGATGCGCCAAACTTATCCATTACTGAGTGCACGGTTTCCTTTTTAG
- a CDS encoding TorF family putative porin, translating into MKKSLYQAIALSTGLLLSASALAEVTGNIGATSNYLWRGTTQTSNEAAIQGGIDYAHESGFYAGTWASNVDFGDETSYELDLYGGYGGNFNEDFTYDISYLYYAYPDAGGSIDFGEVALVLGWKWLDVGYSQVINADSDVSGASDETDWNYIQANASFPLTEKLSLALHYGYSQGDVVEDLFGDTYADYNVTLSAETDLGTVSFMASDTDLPDSDAKIVLGYSYGFSL; encoded by the coding sequence ATGAAAAAATCACTATATCAAGCAATTGCATTATCAACCGGCTTACTACTAAGTGCCTCAGCCCTTGCAGAAGTCACTGGCAATATTGGCGCGACATCAAACTATTTATGGCGTGGTACTACGCAAACCAGTAATGAAGCAGCCATTCAAGGTGGTATTGATTATGCTCATGAATCTGGTTTTTATGCGGGTACTTGGGCATCTAATGTCGATTTCGGTGACGAGACTAGCTACGAATTAGACCTTTATGGTGGTTACGGTGGTAATTTTAATGAAGATTTCACTTACGACATTAGCTATCTTTATTATGCTTACCCAGATGCAGGTGGCAGCATTGATTTTGGTGAAGTTGCGTTAGTACTTGGATGGAAATGGTTGGATGTTGGTTATTCTCAAGTAATCAATGCTGACTCTGATGTCTCTGGTGCAAGTGACGAAACAGACTGGAACTATATTCAAGCCAACGCCAGCTTTCCGTTAACAGAAAAACTTAGCCTTGCACTACATTATGGTTATTCACAAGGTGATGTTGTAGAAGATTTATTTGGTGATACTTATGCAGACTACAACGTTACATTAAGCGCTGAAACAGATTTGGGTACCGTATCATTTATGGCGTCTGACACAGACTTACCAGACAGTGATGCAAAAATTGTTTTAGGCTATTCATATGGATTTAGTCTATAA
- a CDS encoding HU family DNA-binding protein, producing the protein MNKSELIAKIAENAELTKAEAGRALKSFEETVTEAMKNGDKISIVGFGSFETTQRAARTGRNPQTGKEIQIAAATVPKFKAGKTLKDSVN; encoded by the coding sequence ATGAACAAAAGTGAATTAATTGCAAAAATCGCAGAAAATGCAGAACTAACCAAAGCTGAAGCTGGCCGCGCACTAAAATCTTTTGAAGAAACGGTAACTGAAGCCATGAAAAACGGTGACAAAATTTCTATCGTTGGTTTTGGTTCATTTGAAACCACTCAACGTGCTGCACGTACTGGCCGTAATCCGCAAACTGGCAAAGAAATCCAAATCGCAGCAGCGACAGTGCCTAAGTTTAAAGCGGGTAAAACCCTAAAAGATAGCGTTAACTAA
- a CDS encoding ABC-type zinc uptake system zinc chaperone, producing the protein MKARIQIRQTIAIWLSAILIVLSIAASAHSVRHLNDGVQNHCALCFHQHQLNKTIHSSNIVFVVTKQTFERQQYTLPFSLSVFKAYYQSRAPPLSR; encoded by the coding sequence TTGAAAGCCCGCATCCAAATAAGACAAACGATAGCAATCTGGCTAAGTGCCATTTTGATTGTATTGTCTATTGCTGCGTCTGCGCATTCTGTACGACATCTTAATGATGGTGTACAAAATCATTGTGCCCTGTGCTTTCATCAACACCAGCTTAATAAAACGATTCATTCTTCCAATATTGTGTTTGTTGTTACTAAACAAACCTTTGAGCGTCAGCAATATACGCTGCCTTTTTCACTTAGCGTATTTAAAGCTTATTACCAAAGTCGTGCCCCTCCTTTATCTCGTTAG
- a CDS encoding TraB/GumN family protein → MPATRKSPLIFNISLIYRHLQRDCYGLVALALCFVSAPAAAVDSPVFYKIQYQQQQAYLLGSIHIGRQDFYPLAQHIESAFTQSDALVVEADVSQGDTGALLQQYGGLSAHIAADVDATRGIFCQSNQALCQTLAPYAPWLQSAQISIGRFAQLGYSAEQGVDAYFMANRGDKALIELESIQFQFELISSFSTATQLQMLDESINASDAEMLDLIYAWRQGDDSALATIMEAQAGDTDELLEKLLWQRNQTMTHKIIQLLQNKTQKQLFIVVGAGHIVGRQAIPDLLIQQGATVTRCTILQC, encoded by the coding sequence ATGCCGGCAACAAGGAAAAGTCCGCTTATTTTCAATATCAGTTTGATTTATCGTCATTTACAACGTGATTGCTACGGGTTAGTGGCACTTGCATTGTGTTTTGTCTCCGCCCCTGCAGCAGCTGTTGACTCTCCAGTATTTTATAAAATTCAATATCAGCAACAGCAGGCTTATTTATTAGGTTCCATACACATTGGTCGTCAAGATTTTTACCCATTAGCGCAGCATATTGAATCAGCATTTACACAATCGGACGCATTGGTGGTTGAAGCTGATGTTAGCCAAGGTGATACTGGCGCATTATTGCAGCAATATGGAGGTTTATCTGCTCATATTGCCGCAGACGTAGATGCGACTAGAGGTATTTTTTGTCAAAGTAATCAGGCCTTGTGTCAAACGTTAGCACCTTATGCACCTTGGTTGCAGTCAGCGCAAATTAGTATAGGCCGTTTTGCGCAATTAGGTTACAGCGCCGAGCAAGGGGTGGATGCTTATTTTATGGCAAATCGCGGTGATAAGGCTTTGATTGAACTTGAGAGTATTCAGTTTCAGTTTGAATTGATTTCGTCATTTTCAACGGCGACTCAGTTACAAATGCTCGACGAATCGATAAATGCGAGCGATGCTGAAATGCTAGATTTAATCTATGCATGGCGACAAGGGGATGACAGTGCGCTGGCGACTATTATGGAAGCACAAGCAGGCGACACTGATGAATTACTTGAAAAGTTACTTTGGCAACGTAATCAAACCATGACACACAAAATCATCCAGTTGTTACAAAATAAAACCCAAAAGCAATTATTTATAGTTGTAGGAGCGGGCCACATTGTGGGTCGACAAGCCATTCCTGATTTACTGATACAACAAGGTGCAACTGTCACTCGTTGTACTATCTTGCAGTGCTAA
- a CDS encoding metal ABC transporter solute-binding protein, Zn/Mn family yields the protein MRINSKLLLAVTSMSLLFTATAKAELNVFACEPEYAALAQTLAPDARVYSATTAMQDPHQVQARPSLIAKMRQADLVVCAGADLEIGWLPMLQMKSSNPKVNSTDKGLFFAADQIDTLDKLSHVDRSMGDVHAKGNPHIHLDPQRMLKVAKALTLKLTEIDPNNSGEYQQALADFSQRWEAKIPQWQAEAKGLAGKKVIAYHSSFRYLFNWIGIEQVADLEPKPGLAPTSSHLASLLTRAEKGDVMAVIVASYQDERGAKWLGERANLPVLVLPMSVGGNEQSKDLFSLYDSLLSLLNGVK from the coding sequence GTGCGCATCAATTCTAAATTGCTTTTAGCAGTGACTTCAATGTCGTTGCTGTTTACCGCGACAGCCAAAGCGGAACTGAATGTATTTGCCTGTGAACCTGAATATGCCGCATTAGCGCAAACCTTAGCACCTGATGCGAGAGTGTATTCGGCAACTACAGCGATGCAAGATCCACATCAAGTGCAAGCACGACCTAGTTTGATTGCTAAAATGCGTCAAGCAGATTTGGTTGTCTGTGCTGGGGCTGATTTAGAAATCGGTTGGTTACCTATGCTACAAATGAAGTCGTCTAACCCTAAGGTTAATTCGACCGATAAAGGACTGTTTTTTGCGGCCGACCAAATCGATACGCTAGACAAGCTAAGCCATGTCGATCGTTCAATGGGTGATGTGCATGCAAAAGGTAACCCTCATATTCATTTAGACCCACAACGTATGTTAAAAGTGGCCAAAGCCCTGACATTGAAACTGACCGAGATTGATCCAAACAATAGTGGTGAGTATCAACAGGCTTTAGCTGATTTTAGCCAACGCTGGGAAGCTAAAATTCCTCAGTGGCAAGCGGAGGCGAAAGGCTTAGCGGGTAAAAAGGTCATTGCTTATCATTCTAGTTTCCGTTATTTATTTAATTGGATTGGAATTGAACAAGTGGCAGATCTTGAGCCAAAACCAGGTTTAGCACCAACCAGTAGTCATTTAGCATCATTACTTACACGCGCTGAAAAAGGTGATGTGATGGCGGTGATAGTGGCGTCATATCAAGATGAACGCGGTGCTAAATGGCTTGGCGAACGTGCAAATTTACCAGTATTAGTTTTACCTATGTCAGTGGGTGGCAACGAACAGAGTAAAGACTTATTTAGTCTATACGATAGCTTGCTTAGCTTGTTGAATGGAGTGAAATAA
- a CDS encoding DUF3016 domain-containing protein, producing MNVKYLLLASIFFCCVANAEEEVTANPVIEVGVVKIEWQNPKDFSDIKTSNELQSRFETRLFETLTNNINKQAEKILKPNQKLEMIVTNFDLAGDMRPTFGATPSDLRVVKDLYPPRATFSYTITENGNVIIAGDEKITDMSFMYNTRRLNNKPFQYETTLFDDWLNKTIAPKL from the coding sequence ATGAACGTAAAATATTTACTGTTAGCGTCAATCTTTTTTTGTTGTGTAGCCAATGCAGAGGAAGAGGTAACAGCTAATCCTGTTATCGAAGTTGGGGTGGTTAAAATTGAATGGCAAAACCCAAAAGATTTCAGTGATATCAAGACCTCTAATGAACTCCAATCACGTTTTGAAACTCGGTTATTTGAAACTTTAACCAATAATATTAACAAACAAGCTGAAAAAATCTTAAAACCAAATCAAAAACTGGAAATGATTGTGACCAACTTTGATTTGGCAGGTGATATGCGTCCGACCTTTGGTGCTACACCAAGCGATCTTCGTGTGGTTAAAGATCTCTACCCACCCAGAGCGACATTTAGTTATACCATTACTGAGAACGGCAACGTTATTATTGCCGGGGACGAAAAAATAACCGACATGAGTTTTATGTACAACACTCGTCGTTTAAACAATAAACCGTTTCAATATGAAACGACTTTGTTTGATGATTGGTTGAACAAGACCATAGCGCCTAAATTATAA
- a CDS encoding response regulator, giving the protein MTSLSPSELSILLLEPSETQRKIIITRLQQEGVTSIQTAATIAEAKQIIQRHKPDLIASALHFVDGEATELLQYIKSTPSLSDIQFMLVSSECRREQLEIFRQSGVVAILPKPFNADHLATALNSTIDFLSNDEMDLSHFDVHNIRVLVVDDSRMARNVIKRTISNLGMQLITEAVDGEQAINLMKENMYDLVITDYNMPSVDGLALTQYIRNHSQQSHIPILMVSSEANDTHLSNVFSAGVNALCDKPFEPQLVKKILYQLLEE; this is encoded by the coding sequence ATGACTAGTTTATCTCCAAGTGAATTATCAATCTTATTACTTGAGCCTTCTGAAACTCAACGTAAAATTATTATTACTCGTCTTCAGCAAGAAGGTGTAACAAGCATCCAAACTGCCGCAACGATTGCTGAAGCAAAACAAATAATTCAACGCCATAAACCTGACTTAATTGCCAGTGCGTTGCATTTTGTAGATGGTGAAGCGACAGAGCTACTGCAGTACATCAAAAGCACACCCTCATTAAGCGACATTCAATTTATGCTAGTGTCTAGTGAATGCCGTCGTGAACAACTCGAAATATTCAGGCAATCTGGCGTTGTTGCTATTTTACCTAAGCCATTTAATGCCGATCACTTAGCCACGGCACTTAACTCAACAATTGACTTCCTCAGCAATGACGAAATGGATTTAAGCCATTTTGACGTGCATAACATTAGAGTATTAGTTGTTGACGATAGCCGCATGGCACGTAATGTGATTAAACGCACTATTAGCAATTTAGGGATGCAACTGATTACAGAAGCTGTTGATGGTGAACAAGCGATAAACCTGATGAAAGAAAACATGTACGATTTAGTGATTACCGACTACAACATGCCGTCGGTAGATGGATTAGCATTAACTCAATATATCCGAAATCATAGTCAGCAATCGCATATTCCTATTTTGATGGTTTCTTCTGAAGCTAACGACACCCACCTAAGTAATGTATTTAGTGCGGGGGTTAACGCCTTATGTGATAAACCTTTCGAACCACAGTTAGTAAAGAAAATTCTTTACCAACTATTAGAAGAGTAA
- a CDS encoding mechanosensitive ion channel family protein → MLRILLTLILVTATFISPSLHAEQDSVDPIIVSNELTETQKQITRLQHTIEQETQLLLKEKGELRTFTEYRIKNKSSELGDKIGQLIASPDADKQYLKNLVQNRMTFLGNVSHYLDQQIMNMRLGVSQEDSNKIILAISQREVERDHYLKAQFTTLQWAENLSMDVSVQKQKLTEFMLKRADQFNSFVHYTQDELQKAVAEAESAGADISAEQKSQVVALKERLEQSSSSLAVSAEILETLDQDVSQFKQTLFSVSGDITQDVLNFSVASNLLQGWGKTLKDQTINNGPSLTFKILVFLLILFVTSLAAKVATKIIAKTVRASKLQFSQLLQDFFISLSAKIVFAVGLLIALSQLGFELGPLLAGFGIAGVIIGFALQDTLSNFASGMMILVYRPFDVGNLINAAGVTGRVSHMSLVSTTIKTLDNQRLIVPNNKIWGDTINNITAEHQRRVDMIFGISYSDNIEHAETILQSIVEQHPKVHAEPLPIVKLHTLGESSVDFVVRPWVNPDDYWEVYWDITRSVKMRFDAEGISIPFPQRDVHIYQK, encoded by the coding sequence ATGCTCCGAATTTTACTTACCTTAATATTAGTTACCGCGACATTTATATCGCCATCACTTCATGCTGAACAAGATTCTGTGGACCCGATTATTGTTAGTAATGAGCTAACAGAGACTCAAAAGCAAATTACTCGCTTGCAACATACTATCGAGCAAGAGACTCAATTATTGTTAAAGGAGAAAGGTGAGCTTCGTACATTTACTGAATATCGCATTAAGAACAAGTCATCTGAATTAGGTGATAAAATTGGCCAATTAATTGCTTCACCTGATGCTGATAAGCAATACCTAAAGAACTTAGTGCAAAACCGAATGACATTTTTGGGAAATGTTAGCCACTACTTAGACCAGCAAATTATGAACATGCGTCTTGGCGTAAGCCAAGAAGATAGCAATAAGATTATCTTAGCTATCTCACAACGTGAAGTTGAACGCGATCATTATCTCAAGGCGCAATTTACCACGCTGCAATGGGCTGAAAATCTGAGTATGGATGTCAGTGTCCAGAAGCAAAAACTGACTGAATTTATGCTCAAACGAGCCGACCAATTCAATAGTTTTGTGCATTACACTCAAGATGAGTTACAAAAAGCCGTTGCTGAAGCCGAAAGTGCTGGAGCAGATATTAGCGCTGAACAAAAATCCCAGGTGGTAGCATTAAAAGAGCGCTTAGAGCAAAGCAGCTCGAGCTTAGCGGTTTCTGCTGAAATACTCGAAACACTAGACCAAGATGTATCGCAGTTTAAACAAACATTGTTTAGTGTATCGGGTGATATTACTCAAGATGTATTGAATTTCAGCGTTGCGTCTAACTTGCTACAAGGTTGGGGGAAAACGCTTAAAGATCAAACCATCAATAATGGCCCTAGCCTGACATTTAAAATTCTGGTGTTTTTGTTAATCCTATTTGTCACCAGTTTAGCCGCAAAAGTTGCCACTAAAATTATCGCGAAAACAGTAAGAGCATCAAAATTACAATTTAGCCAACTACTGCAAGATTTTTTCATCTCGTTGTCCGCTAAAATTGTTTTTGCTGTAGGTTTGTTAATCGCATTGTCGCAGCTCGGTTTTGAACTCGGCCCGCTACTTGCTGGTTTTGGTATTGCTGGTGTCATTATTGGTTTTGCGCTACAAGATACTTTGTCAAATTTCGCATCGGGAATGATGATCTTAGTCTATCGTCCATTTGATGTGGGCAATTTGATTAATGCTGCAGGAGTGACTGGCCGAGTCAGCCACATGAGTCTTGTATCAACCACCATTAAAACATTAGATAACCAACGCCTTATCGTACCAAACAATAAGATTTGGGGTGATACCATCAACAACATCACAGCTGAACACCAGCGACGAGTTGATATGATTTTTGGCATTAGTTACAGCGACAATATTGAACATGCTGAAACTATTTTACAAAGTATTGTCGAGCAACATCCAAAAGTACATGCAGAGCCTCTGCCCATTGTAAAACTACATACATTGGGCGAATCGTCTGTCGACTTTGTTGTTAGACCTTGGGTTAATCCAGATGATTATTGGGAAGTCTATTGGGATATCACTCGTTCAGTTAAAATGCGCTTTGATGCTGAAGGTATTAGTATTCCATTCCCGCAACGCGATGTGCATATTTACCAAAAATAA
- a CDS encoding PA3496 family putative envelope integrity protein, with amino-acid sequence MANLTDRVPDDTEIDAMTAPRNVKSAETLLHKRQVKRRLEDFLEQAQLRKAIGDDDFF; translated from the coding sequence ATGGCTAATCTTACAGATAGAGTGCCTGATGACACAGAAATTGACGCGATGACAGCGCCTAGAAACGTTAAATCCGCAGAAACATTGCTACATAAACGTCAAGTAAAACGAAGATTAGAAGACTTTCTCGAGCAAGCTCAATTACGTAAAGCAATTGGCGACGACGACTTTTTCTAA
- a CDS encoding aldo/keto reductase, whose protein sequence is MTSPAFMFSDFIAGFWRIDSWNMSLQQRLGLIEHYLELGVTSMDHADIYGVYQCETLFGEALALKPQLRQQMQLISKCGIKPEFNGYDGRYVNHYDTSKINIIQSVENSLTKLKTEYLDVLLIHRPDPLMNADEIAEAFELLHAQGKVSHFGVSNFTTNQFNLLQSRLQAPLITNQVEISPLAMQSLHDGVLDQCQQHRITPMAWSCLGGGELLSSNTPQALRIRNTLHDVAQKVGTEDISQVIYAWIRMHPSCPAPIIGSGNLERITSAVNSANIHLDRQQWFSIWQAAMGHAVP, encoded by the coding sequence ATGACTTCACCTGCATTTATGTTTTCAGATTTTATAGCCGGCTTTTGGCGGATTGATTCTTGGAATATGTCATTACAACAACGCCTTGGCTTAATAGAGCATTATCTTGAACTTGGTGTAACCAGCATGGATCATGCCGATATTTATGGGGTGTATCAATGTGAAACCCTATTTGGTGAAGCTTTAGCGCTAAAACCGCAATTACGTCAACAAATGCAGCTAATCAGTAAGTGTGGTATTAAACCAGAATTTAATGGCTATGATGGTCGCTACGTCAATCATTATGACACCAGTAAAATAAACATTATTCAAAGTGTTGAAAATTCTCTCACCAAATTAAAAACCGAATATTTAGATGTGCTACTGATTCATCGTCCCGATCCATTGATGAACGCAGACGAGATAGCAGAAGCTTTTGAGCTATTGCATGCCCAAGGTAAAGTCAGCCATTTTGGTGTATCTAACTTTACCACTAACCAATTTAATTTATTACAATCACGACTCCAAGCTCCGCTGATCACAAATCAAGTTGAAATATCGCCTTTGGCCATGCAAAGCTTGCATGATGGAGTGCTCGACCAATGTCAACAACACCGTATAACACCTATGGCATGGTCTTGTTTGGGCGGTGGGGAATTATTGTCCTCGAACACACCTCAAGCACTGCGCATTCGCAACACCTTACACGATGTCGCACAAAAAGTCGGAACAGAAGACATTAGCCAAGTGATCTACGCTTGGATTCGTATGCATCCTAGTTGCCCTGCGCCTATTATCGGCAGTGGTAATCTAGAACGCATAACCAGCGCAGTAAATTCAGCCAACATCCACTTAGACCGCCAACAATGGTTTAGTATTTGGCAAGCAGCAATGGGCCATGCGGTACCTTAA
- a CDS encoding MaoC/PaaZ C-terminal domain-containing protein: MPSLLSLYRKILFGRKPGWDHQPLPNIYVQAPNVILSQDKISQYAEVCGFEYDGVVLPPTYLYVWAFRLHAMIFIHKAVTFPLLGMIHLKNSISVFRPVRADETLTVQCELAASRTTDAGLEFELVSKVFVGEELVWQALSTYLYRIGSAGRRTRPPKASEMAWENVQQWRLTDDLGRRYAKASGDYNLIHLHPLLSKRFGFDRVLAHGMWSKARALSHLMPSIGERPFQVDVEFKLPVFMPSEVTFAFESIENGKRFEMRDVKGRRPHLQGNMTYL; the protein is encoded by the coding sequence ATGCCTTCGCTTTTGTCTTTGTATCGCAAAATCCTGTTTGGGCGTAAACCGGGATGGGATCATCAACCGCTTCCTAATATTTATGTACAAGCACCAAATGTGATCTTGTCTCAAGATAAAATTAGCCAATATGCTGAAGTGTGTGGTTTCGAATACGATGGTGTAGTGTTGCCGCCAACGTATTTGTATGTCTGGGCATTTCGTTTACATGCAATGATATTTATACATAAAGCAGTTACTTTTCCGTTGCTTGGAATGATCCACTTAAAAAATAGTATCAGTGTATTTCGCCCCGTGAGAGCGGATGAAACCTTGACTGTACAATGTGAGCTTGCTGCAAGCCGCACCACTGATGCCGGACTTGAGTTTGAGTTAGTCTCTAAAGTGTTTGTCGGCGAAGAATTGGTGTGGCAAGCGCTATCAACTTACTTATATCGCATTGGGTCAGCTGGACGTCGAACTCGTCCACCTAAAGCCTCTGAGATGGCATGGGAAAACGTACAGCAATGGCGTTTAACTGATGATTTAGGTCGTCGTTATGCTAAAGCATCGGGTGATTATAACTTAATTCACTTACACCCTTTATTATCAAAACGCTTTGGTTTTGATCGAGTGTTGGCGCATGGTATGTGGTCTAAGGCGCGTGCATTATCTCACTTAATGCCGTCTATCGGTGAGAGACCTTTTCAAGTGGATGTTGAATTTAAGCTGCCGGTATTTATGCCGTCTGAAGTGACATTTGCATTCGAAAGCATTGAAAATGGTAAGCGTTTTGAAATGCGTGATGTTAAAGGTCGTAGACCACATTTACAGGGCAACATGACTTACTTATAA